A genomic window from Cinclus cinclus chromosome 5, bCinCin1.1, whole genome shotgun sequence includes:
- the DCTN1 gene encoding dynactin subunit 1 isoform X4, with protein sequence MKVPKRDSLDATKASKLPTRTPTSSASGGTAGPSGSASASGGEMSSSEPGTPAQTPLVAPVIPTPSLGSPGAPPVPSPTKVSGAQEEENLRAQVRDLEEKLETLKIKRNEDKAKLKELEKYKIQLEQVQEWKSKMQEQQAELQKRLKEAKKEAKDALEAKERYMEEMADTADAIEMATLDKEMAEERAESLQQEVDSLKEKVEYLTMDLEILKHEIEEKGSDGAASSYQVKQLEEQNARLKEALVRMRDLSASEKQEHVKLQKQMEKKNTELESLRQQREKLQEEVKQAEKTVDELKEQVDAALGAEEMVETLTERNLDLEEKVRELRETVGDLEAMNEMNDELQENARETELELREQLDMATARVREAEKRVEAAQETVADYQQTIKKYRELTAHLQDVNRELMSQQEASAEKQQQPPPEMFDFKIKFAETKAHAKAIEMELRQMEVQQANRHVSLLTSFMPDSFLRHGGDHDCVLVLLLIPRLICKAELISKQAHERFELSESCAERAGLRGAPGEQLSFAAGLVYSLSLLQATLHKYEQALNRCSVEVYKKVGTLYPEMSVHERSLDFLIELLHKDQLDETVNVEPLTKAIKYYQHLYSIHLADQAEDCTLQLADHIKFTQSALDCMGVEVCRLRAFLQAGQEAADLAILLKDLETSCSDIRQFCKKIRRRMPGTDAPGIPAALGFGAQVSDTLLECRKHLTWVVAVLQEVAAAGAQLIAPLAENEGLPAPRLEELAFKVSEQIYGSQGINPYECLRQSCSILMATMNKMATAMQEGEYDADRPQNKPTPPAELRAAALRAEITDAEGLGLKLEDRETVIKELKKSLKIKGEELSEANVRLSLLEKKLDSASKDADDRVEKIQTKLDETQTLLKKKEKEFEETMDALQADIDQLESEKVELKQRLNNQSKRTIEGLRGAPASGVASIVSGIAGGVGAGQVPGGGSGPVQVKDSPLLLQQIDALQLSLKHLKNENNLLKGAQMKMELASLAPLQVPRVAVARERPGEGLPTQSLYRKTTQLLETLYQLSANAKVVDMRQSKSTRSSSARLLEQTARLCALKNSIDALKDDTLREMVQQHPGAGVSTTFGTFPSSSFLKAKQEQTQGPALCGRVTIPCAPGHGQAHRVLLTPDLLQHLRQHFVA encoded by the exons CCCACCCGGACCCCCACATCATCGGCGTCCGGCGGCACGGCCGGGCCCTCGGGCTCAGCCTCGGCGTCCGGCGGGGAGATGAGCAGCAGCGAGCCTGGCACACCTGCCCAGACCCCACTGGTGGCTCCTGTCATCCCCACGCCCTCCCTCGGCTCCCCGGGGGCACCCCCGGTCCCCTCGCCCACCAAGGTGAGCGGTGCCCAG GAGGAGGAGAATCTCCGTGCTCAGGTCAGGGACCTTGAGGAGAAGCTGGAGACTCTGAAAATCAAGCGGAATGAGGACAAGGCAAAGCTCAAGGAGCTGGAGAAGTACAAgatccagctggagcaggtgcAGGAATGGAAGAGCAaaatgcaggagcagcaggctgAACTCCAGAAGCGCCTGAAGGAGGCCAAGAAG GAAGCCAAGGATGCCCTGGAAGCCAAGGAAAGGTACATGGAGGAGATGGCAGACACGGCCGATGCCATCGAGATGGCCACGCTGGACAAGGAGATGGCTGAGGAGCGGGCAGagtccctgcagcaggaggtggATTCCCTCAAGGAGAAGGTGGAATACCTCACCATGGACCTGGAGATCCTCAAACATGAGATCGAGGAGAAag GCTCTGACGGAGCAGCATCCAGCTACCAGGTCAaacagctggaggagcagaatGCCAGGCTCAAGGAGGCTCTTGTCAG GATGCGGGACTTGTCTGCCTCAGAGAAGCAGGAGCACGTGAAGCTCCAGAAGCAGATGGAGAAGAAGAACACGGAGCTGGAGTCGCTGCGGCAGCAGCGGGagaagctgcaggaggaggtgaagcaggcagagaagacagtGGATGAGCTCAAGGagcag GTGGACGCAGCGCTGGGTGCTGAGGAGATGGTGGAGACTCTGACAGAGAGAAACCTGGATCTGGAGGAGAAGGTCCGGGAGCTGCGCGAGACCGTCGGGGACCTG gAAGCCATGAACGAGATGAACGACGAGCTGCAGGAGAACGCCCGGGAGACGGAGCTGGAGCTGCGGGAGCAGCTGGACATGGCCACGGCTCGCGTGCGCGAGGCCGAGAAACGCGTGGAGGCCGCCCAGGAAACCGTGGCTGACTACCAGCAGACCATCAAAAAATACCGGGAACTCACGGCTCACCTGCAG gATGTGAACCGGGAGCTGATGAGCCAGCAGGAAGCGtctgcagagaagcagcagcagccgcccCCTGAGATGTTCGACTTCAAGATCAAATTTGCAGAGACAAAAGCCCACGCCAAG GCCATTGagatggagctgaggcagatgGAAGTGCAGCAGGCCAATCGCCACGTGTCCCTCCTCACCTCCTTCATGCCCGACAGCTTCCTGCGGCACGGCGGCGACCACGACTGCGTGCTGGTGCTCCTGCTCATCCCACGCCTCATCTGCAAG GCCGAGCTGATCAGCAAACAGGCGCACGAGAGGTTCGAGCTGAGCGAGAGCTGCGCGGAGCGGGCGGGGCTGCGGGGAGCGCCGGGCGAGCAGCTCAGCTTCGCCGCTGGCCTCGTCTATTCCCTGAGCCTGCTCCAGGCCACGCTCCACAAATACGAGCA GGCCCTGAACCGCTGCAGTGTGGAGGTGTACAAGAAGGTGGGGACCCTGTACCCCGAGATGAGCGTCCACGAGCGCTCCCTGGACTTCCTGATCGAGCTGCTCCACAAGGACCAGCTGGATGAGACCGTCAACGTGGAGCCACTCACCAAGGCCATCAAGTACTACCAG CACCTGTATAGCATCCACCTGGCCGACCAGGCTGAGGACTGcaccctgcagctggctgaCCACATCAAG TTCACCCAGAGTGCCTTGGACTGCATGGGGGTGGAGGTGTGCCGGCTGCGGGCCTTCCTCCAG GCtggacaggaggcagctgacCTGGCCATCCTGCTCAAGGACCTGGAGACATCCTGCAGTGACATCCGCCAGTTCTGCAAGAAGATCCGGCGCCGCATGCCGGGCACGGACGCGCCGGGAATTCCGGCAGCCCTGGGCTTTGGAGCACAG GTGTCGGACACGCTGCTGGAATGCCGCAAGCACCTGACGTGGGTGGTGGCCGTGCTGCAGGAGGTGGCAGCGGCCGGGGCGCAGCTGATCGCGCCGCTGGCCGAGAACGAGGGGCTGCCGGCCCCACGCCTCGAGGAGCTGGCCTTCAAAGTCAGCGAGCAG ATTTATGGCTCCCAGGGCATTAATCCCTACGAGTGCCTGCGCCAGTCCTGCAGCATCCTCATGGCCACCATGAACAAGATGGCCACGGCCATGCAGGAGGGCGAGTACGACGCCGACCGCCCGCAGAACAAG CCCACGCCACCGGCAGAGCTCCGGGCAGCCGCGCTCCGGGCGGAGATCACCGATGCTGAGGGCCTGGGGCTAAAGCTGGAGGACAGGGAGACGGTCATCAAGGAGCTGAAGAAGTCCCTCAAGATCAAG ggtgaggagctcagcgAGGCCAACGTGCGGCTCAGCCTCCTGGAGAAGAAGCTGGACAGCGCATCCAAGGATGCAGATGATCGCGTGGAAAAGATCCAGACCAAGCTGGATGAGACCCAAACTCTGCTCAAAAAGAAGGAGAA GGAGTTTGAAGAGACCATGGATGCTCTCCAGGCCGACATTGACCAGCTGGAGTCGGAGAAGGTGGAGCTGAAGCAGCGCCTGAACAACCAGTCCAAGAGGACGATTGAGGGGCTGCGGGGGGCCCCGGCGTCGGGCGTGGCCTCCATCGTGTCCGGCATCGCCGGAG GTGTTGGTGCCGGGCAGGTGCCTGGAGGTGGCTCTGGACCGGTCCAGGTGAAGGACTCacccctcctgctccagcagatcgatgccctgcagctctccctgaAACACCTCAAGAATGAGAACAACCTGCTCAAG GGTGCCCAGATGAAGATGGAGCTGGCCAGCCTGGCCCCTCTGCAGGTGCCACGCGTGGCCGTGGCCCGAGAGCGCCCGGGCGAGGGGCTGCCCACGCAGAGCCTCTACCGCAAAACCACGCAGCTCCTGGAGACCCTCTACCAGCTCAGTGCCAACGCCAAGGTGGTGGACATGAGGCAGAGCAAATCCA CGAGGAGCTCGTCAGCGCGGCTGCTGGAGCAGACAGCCCGGCTCTGCGCTCTCAAGAATTCCATTGATGCCCTGAAG GATGACACACTGAGGGAGATGGTTCAGCAGCATCCGGGCGCCGGCGTCTCCACCACCTTCGGCACCTTCCCATCCTCTTCCTTCCTGAAG GCGAAGCAGGAGCAGACGCAGGGCCCGGCGCTGTGCGGGCGGGTGACGATCCCGTGCGCACCGGGGCACGGCCAGGCCCACCGGGTACTGCTCACCCCCGacctgctgcagcacctccGACAGCATTTCGTCGCCTGA